A window of the Gossypium arboreum isolate Shixiya-1 chromosome 2, ASM2569848v2, whole genome shotgun sequence genome harbors these coding sequences:
- the LOC108466743 gene encoding uncharacterized protein LOC108466743 isoform X2, which translates to MEFTIIKSRPISILLLLLLLLSIPYFSTGSFDVSEKEVYEIDYRGPETHTSIPPPGHGHRSSVHQQTDLPTHKGNKIHG; encoded by the exons ATGGAGTTTACTATCATCAAATCTAGACCCATCTCCATTCTTTTGCTTCTTCTTCTCTTACTTTCCATACCCTATTTTTCAACAG gtaGCTTCGATGTTTCAGAAAAAGAAGTTTATGAGATTGATTATAGAGGTCCAGAAACACACACTTCGATCCCTCCGCCTGGTCATGGCCACCGCAGTTCGGTTCACCAACAAACTGATTTACCAACTCATAAA GGAAATAAAATTCATGGGTGA
- the LOC108460693 gene encoding cell number regulator 8-like: MAISNDNNNDEHHESSPLLSKQVADQDLKEKPSGKKAKEAAAEVPAHPVVATGDGFGWTADGLPLVHRSVVGEPLGRSQWNSSLLSCLGRNDEFCSSDIEVCLLGSLVPCVLYGTNVERLGSDPGTFANHCLPYSVLYLIGNSFFGWNCLAPWFSYPTRTAIRRKFNLEGSCEALHRSCGCCGSCVEDELQREQCELTCDLATHVLCHPCAVCQEGREIRRRLHHPGFNAQPVFTMVPPGEQTMARGA; this comes from the exons ATGGCGATTTCTAATGACAACAACAACGACGAGCACCATGAATCGAGTCCTCTTTTGAGCAAACAAGTGGCAGACCAAGATTTGAAGGAGAAACCAAGTGGTAAAAAGGCAAAAGAAGCTGCCGCCGAGGTGCCAGCTCATCCGGTAGTTGCTACCGGAGATGGGTTTGGGTGGACAGCTGATGGGTTGCCGTTGGTCCACCGGAGTGTCGTCGGAGAACCCTTGGGTCGATCTCAATGGAACTCATCTCTCCTTTCTTGTCTTGGCCGTAACGATGAATTTTGCAGCAGCGACATTGAAGTTT GTCTCCTTGGAAGCTTGGTCCCTTGTGTGCTATATGGAACCAATGTCGAAAGACTTGGATCTGATCCCGGGACATTTGCGAATCACTGCTTGCCATACTCAGTTCTTTACTTAATTGGTAATTCATTTTTTGGCTGGAATTGCCTTGCACCATGGTTTTCGTACCCTACTCGTACTGCCATTCGGCGAAAGTTTAATCTTGAG GGAAGCTGCGAGGCACTCCATAGGTCATGTGGATGTTGTGGAAGCTGCGTAGAAGATGAGTTGCAACGTGAACAATGTGAATTAACCTGTGACTTAGCAACCCATGTTTTGTGCCATCCTTGTGCCGTTTGTCAGGAAGGTCGCGAGATTCGTCGAAGGTTGCACCATCCAGGGTTCAATGCTCAACCTGTCTTCACCATGGTCCCTCCTGGCGAGCAAACCATGGCTCGTGGAGCCTAA
- the LOC108467105 gene encoding DNA-binding protein S1FA-like: MSNEFADKGDKIIYETEAKGFNPGLIVLLVIGGLLITFLVGNYILYSYAQKTLPPRKKKPVSKKKMKRERLKQGVSAPGE; this comes from the exons ATGTCGAACGAGTTCGCCGATAAG GGGGACAAGATTATCTATGAAACCGAAGCCAAAGGGTTCAACCCGGGATTGATTGTATTGCTGGTTATTGGTGGACTACTGATAACATTCCTTGTGGGGAACTACATACTTTACTCGTACGCGCAGAAGACTCTTCCTCCTAGGAAAAAGAAGCCCGTATCCAAGAAGAAGATGAAACGAGAGAGGCTGAAGCAAGGAGTCTCAGCACCAGGGGAATAG
- the LOC108466925 gene encoding elongation factor 1-alpha-like — protein sequence MGKEKVHINLVVIGHVDSGKSTTTGHLIYKLGGIDKRVIERFEKEAAEMNKRSFKYAWVLDKLKAERERGITIDIALWKFETTKYYCTVIDAPGHRDFIKNMITGTSQADCAVLIIDSTTGGFEAGISKDGQTREHALLAFTLGVRQMICCCNKMDATTPKYSKARFDEIVKEVSSYLKKVGYNPEKIPFVPISGFEGDNMIERSTNLDWYKGPTLLEALDQITEPKRPSDKPLRLPLQDVYKIGGIGTVPVGRVETGVLKPGMVVTFGPTGLTTEVKSVEMHHESLPEAFPGDNVGFNVKNVAVKDLKRGFVASNSKDDPAKEAANFTSQVIIMNHPGQIGNGYAPVLDCHTSHIAVKFSELLTKIDRRSGKELEKEPKFLKNGDAGMVKMIPTKPMVVETFSEYPPLGRFAVRDMRQTVAVGVIKSVEKKDPTGAKVTKSAAKKK from the exons ATGGGTAAGGAGAAGGTTCACATCAACCTTGTTGTCATTGGCCATGTCGACTCTGGCAAGTCGACCACTACTGGTCATTTGATCTACAAGCTTGGTGGTATTGACAAGCGTGTGATTGAGAGGTTCGAGAAGGAGGCTGCTGAAATGAACAAAAGGTCATTCAAGTATGCTTGGGTGCTTGACAAGCTTAAGGCTGAGCGTGAACGTGGTATCACCATTGATATTGCCCTGTGGAAGTTTGAGACCACCAAATACTATTGCACCGTTATTGATGCACCTGGACACCGTGACTTTATCAAGAACATGATTACCGGTACCTCACAGGCTGACTGTGCTGTTCTCATTATTGACTCAACCACTGGTGGTTTTGAAGCTGGTATCTCTAAAGATGGTCAGACTCGTGAGCATGCTTTGCTTGCTTTTACCCTCGGTGTTAGGCAGATGATTTGCTGCTGCAACAAG ATGGATGCAACAACCCCAAAGTACTCAAAGGCAAggtttgatgaaattgtcaaggaaGTCTCTTCTTATCTTAAGAAAGTTGGGTACAACCCTGAGAAGATCCCGTTTGTTCCAATCTCCGGTTTTGAGGGTGACAACATGATTGAGAGATCTACAAACCTCGATTGGTACAAGGGTCCTACTCTCCTTGAGGCTCTTGACCAGATCACCGAGCCCAAGAGGCCCTCAGATAAGCCACTTCGTCTTCCACTTCAGGATGTCTACAAGATTGGTGGTATTGGAACTGTCCCTGTTGGTCGTGTTGAAACTGGTGTCCTCAAACCCGGTATGGTTGTTACTTTTGGTCCTACTGGTCTGACCACTGAAGTTAAGTCTGTTGAGATGCACCATGAATCCCTCCCGGAAGCTTTCCCTGGTGACAATGTTGGGTTCAACGTTAAGAACGTTGCTGTTAAGGATCTTAAACGTGGTTTTGTTGCTTCAAACTCCAAGGATGATCCGGCCAAGGAAGCTGCCAACTTCACCTCACAGGTTATCATCATGAACCACCCTGGCCAAATTGGAAATGGTTATGCCCCAGTCCTCGACTGCCACACCTCTCACATTGCTGTCAAATTTTCTGAGCTGTTGACCAAGATTGACAGACGATCTGGCAAGGAACTCGAGAAGGAACCCAAGTTCTTGAAGAACGGTGATGCAGGTATGGTAAAGATGATTCCCACCAAACCCATGGTGGTTGAGACTTTCTCCGAATACCCACCACTCGGACGTTTTGCTGTCCGTGACATGCGCCAGACCGTTGCTGTCGGTGTCATCAAGAGTGTTGAGAAGAAGGACCCAACTGGTGCTAAGGTCACCAAATCTGCTGCCAAGAAGAAATGA
- the LOC108466743 gene encoding uncharacterized protein LOC108466743 isoform X1 yields the protein MEFTIIKSRPISILLLLLLLLSIPYFSTGSFDVSEKEVYEIDYRGPETHTSIPPPGHGHRSSVHQQTDLPTHKVRSGNKIHG from the exons ATGGAGTTTACTATCATCAAATCTAGACCCATCTCCATTCTTTTGCTTCTTCTTCTCTTACTTTCCATACCCTATTTTTCAACAG gtaGCTTCGATGTTTCAGAAAAAGAAGTTTATGAGATTGATTATAGAGGTCCAGAAACACACACTTCGATCCCTCCGCCTGGTCATGGCCACCGCAGTTCGGTTCACCAACAAACTGATTTACCAACTCATAAAGTAAGAAGt GGAAATAAAATTCATGGGTGA
- the LOC108467104 gene encoding L-type lectin-domain containing receptor kinase VIII.1-like codes for MLPVSYNFASIIFPVQFLCFVLSFNSIFSTTEFDFGTLSLTSLKLLGDAHLSNGSVRLTRDVEVPDSGAGRVLYSKPVRFRQPGTHKLCSFSTFFSFSISNLNPSSIGGGLAFVISPDSDFVGAGGGSLGLLDDKGQALGFVAVEFDTLMDVEYKDINGNHVGLDLNSVVSSQAADLGGLDIDLKSGNVINSWIEYDSSFGVLNISISYSNLKPKNPILSVSLSLDQYVNDFMYVGFSGSTQGSTEVHSIEWWSFSSRSGSGPTSPPPSSATTLTNPTADSVKSPPPLPPSSSSTSPPSSSCHNQLCREGPGAVAGVVTAGAFFLALFAGALIWVYSKKFKHENKLGQSFASEIIKSPKEFTYKELKAATRCFDANRIIGHGAFGTVYKGILPENGDIVAVKRCSHNSQGKNEFLAELLIIGTLRHRNLVRLQGWCHEKGEILLVYDLMPKGSLDKALFEAKTPLPWPERQKILLGVASALAYLHQECDRQVIHRDVKTSNIMLDEAYNAKLGDFGLARQVEHDKSPDATVAAGTMGYLAPEYLLTGRATDKTDVFSYGAVVLEVASGRRPIETGKAPARVSGNLVEWVWGLHKEGKLLTAADAKLEGRFEESAMRRVLLVGLACSHPDPLARPTMRSVVQMLVGEAEVPMVPRTKPSTSFSTSNLLLTLQDSVSDYNGIVTISSSSSDNSYIGLDLV; via the coding sequence ATGTTGCCAGTTTCTTACAACTTTGCTTCAATAATTTTCCCTGTTCAGTTCCTCTGTTTTGTCTTAAGCTTCAACAGTATCTTTTCAACCACAGAGTTTGATTTTGGAACTTTGTCTCTCACCAGTTTGAAACTGTTAGGGGACGCTCACTTAAGCAATGGGAGCGTCAGGCTCACTCGCGACGTTGAAGTACCGGATTCCGGTGCCGGTAGAGTTTTATATTCAAAACCGGTGAGATTCAGACAACCAGGAACTCATAAACTTTGTAGTTTCTCCACTTTCTTCTCATTTTCCATCAGTAACCTTAACCCATCTTCCATCGGCGGTGGTTTAGCCTTTGTCATTTCACCGGACAGTGATTTCGTCGGCGCCGGTGGGGGTTCATTGGGACTTCTTGATGATAAAGGTCAAGCATTGGGTTTCGTGGCGGTGGAATTCGATACTCTCATGGACGTTGAATACAAAGACATTAATGGTAACCATGTTGGGTTGGATCTGAACAGTGTAGTTTCATCACAAGCTGCAGATTTGGGTGGTTTAGATATCGATCTAAAGAGTGGAAATGTTATTAATTCATGGATCGAATACGATTCTTCATTTGGGGTTTTGAATATTTCGATTTCGTACTCAAATTTGAAGCCTAAAAACCCCATTTTATCAGTGAGTTTAAGCCTTGATCAGTATGTTAATGATTTCATGTACGTAGGATTTTCAGGCTCAACACAAGGAAGCACTGAGGTTCATAGCATAGAATGGTGGAGTTTCAGTTCAAGGTCAGGATCAGGGCCAACATCTCCGCCGCCGTCATCTGCGACTACTTTAACAAACCCAACCGCGGATTCCGTTAAATCACCGCCGCCTCTTCCGCCGTCTTCTTCTTCTACTTCTCCTCCTTCTTCTTCATGCCATAACCAGCTTTGCAGAGAAGGTCCAGGAGCTGTAGCAGGGGTGGTAACCGCCGGAGCTTTCTTTTTAGCTCTATTTGCCGGTGCTTTAATCTGGGTTTACTCTAAAAAGTTCAAACATGAGAACAAATTAGGCCAATCTTTTGCATCGGAGATAATCAAATCGCCAAAAGAATTCACTTACAAAGAGCTTAAAGCCGCCACGAGATGCTTCGATGCCAATAGAATCATCGGCCATGGTGCTTTTGGGACTGTTTATAAAGGTATTTTGCCGGAAAATGGCGACATTGTAGCTGTCAAAAGATGTAGTCATAACAGTCAAGGGAAGAACGAGTTTTTAGCTGAGTTATTAATAATCGGAACTCTAAGGCATCGAAATCTTGTAAGATTACAAGGATGGTGCCATGAAAAAGGAGAGATTTTATTAGTTTATGATTTAATGCCTAAAGGGAGTCTTGATAAAGCTTTGTTTGAAGCCAAAACGCCATTGCCATGGCCTGAAAGGCAAAAAATTTTGTTAGGGGTGGCCTCAGCATTAGCCTATTTACATCAAGAATGTGATCGGCAAGTTATTCATAGAGATGTTAAAACCAGCAACATAATGTTGGATGAAGCTTACAATGCCAAGCTCGGAGATTTCGGTTTAGCTCGGCAAGTTGAACACGATAAGTCCCCGGATGCAACGGTAGCCGCCGGCACGATGGGGTATTTAGCTCCCGAATACCTTCTAACAGGACGAGCGACGGATAAAACCGACGTGTTCAGCTACGGAGCGGTTGTCTTAGAGGTAGCTAGCGGAAGAAGACCGATCGAGACAGGGAAAGCTCCGGCTCGTGTGAGTGGCAATTTGGTGGAATGGGTTTGGGGTTTACATAAAGAAGGTAAATTGTTAACCGCTGCCGATGCTAAACTCGAAGGTCGTTTCGAGGAATCCGCGATGAGACGAGTACTTTTGGTCGGGTTAGCTTGTTCACACCCTGATCCATTGGCTAGACCCACTATGAGAAGTGTGGTCCAAATGTTGGTGGGTGAAGCCGAGGTCCCAATGGTTCCAAGAACCAAACCATCAACAAGTTTTAGCACTTCCAATCTATTGTTAACATTACAAGACAGTGTATCTGATTACAATGGCATTGTCACCATCTCTAGTTCTTCATCAGACAATAGCTACATTGGTCTTGATCTTGtgtaa